The following coding sequences are from one Desulfuromonadaceae bacterium window:
- a CDS encoding exopolysaccharide biosynthesis polyprenyl glycosylphosphotransferase yields MNSGDLLHALNRSVRQPSRQLWLMAGAWLVLALPVASRATWGTWLFWHFERGWPLVILCATAFLVAAGVVSRLQLLPRSGGWGGAVLCLSVTFLCVIFIVTFWRLYYSRTFLAVIYPLSLVILLVGCRNGGRGAVRRMAVIPGGQGEALMALPGFAWQLLKRPELAEPVDGVAVDLHRELPFKWSLFLSDCALKGIPIYHSAVIFENETGRASLAHFSEGLLGAVHGAALHAALKRVVDVLLIVTTVPLWLPLLICVALAIRLDSAGPVLFWQTRVGQAGQPFQLVKFRSMLASAEQHGSAFAQRQDDRVTAVGKMIRIFRIDELPQFWNVLRGEMSLIGPRPEQTAFVERFKKEIPYYDYRHLVKPGITGWAQVNHGYAADKDATLRKVEFDLYYIKHLSFWLDFLIFIKTMRTVVTGFGAR; encoded by the coding sequence ATGAATAGTGGTGATCTGTTACACGCGCTTAACCGCTCTGTTCGGCAGCCCTCGCGCCAGTTGTGGTTGATGGCCGGGGCGTGGTTGGTGCTGGCGTTGCCGGTGGCGTCACGCGCGACCTGGGGTACGTGGTTGTTCTGGCATTTTGAAAGAGGCTGGCCGCTGGTCATCCTTTGCGCCACGGCGTTTTTGGTCGCGGCAGGGGTTGTTTCACGATTGCAGTTGTTGCCGCGTTCGGGAGGCTGGGGGGGGGCGGTGCTGTGTCTGAGCGTGACCTTTTTGTGTGTCATCTTTATTGTCACTTTTTGGCGTCTATATTATTCGCGTACGTTTCTCGCGGTGATTTATCCGCTAAGTCTGGTGATTCTGCTGGTTGGCTGCCGCAACGGTGGTCGTGGGGCGGTGCGCCGGATGGCGGTCATTCCAGGCGGACAGGGGGAGGCGCTGATGGCCTTGCCCGGTTTTGCGTGGCAGTTACTAAAACGCCCGGAACTTGCCGAACCGGTTGATGGGGTGGCGGTCGATCTGCACCGCGAGTTACCTTTTAAGTGGAGTCTTTTTTTGTCCGACTGCGCGCTGAAAGGGATACCGATCTATCATTCCGCCGTTATTTTTGAAAACGAAACCGGGCGTGCGTCGCTGGCTCATTTTTCAGAGGGATTGCTGGGGGCGGTGCATGGTGCGGCGCTGCACGCTGCATTGAAACGTGTGGTTGATGTGCTGCTGATCGTTACCACCGTGCCGCTTTGGCTGCCGCTGTTGATATGTGTCGCGCTGGCGATTCGTCTCGATTCCGCCGGGCCGGTGCTGTTTTGGCAGACGCGGGTCGGCCAGGCCGGGCAACCGTTTCAATTGGTGAAGTTTCGCAGTATGCTGGCTTCCGCCGAACAGCACGGTAGCGCTTTTGCGCAGCGCCAGGACGATCGGGTGACTGCGGTGGGGAAGATGATTCGTATCTTTCGGATTGATGAACTGCCACAATTCTGGAATGTTTTGCGCGGTGAGATGAGTCTGATCGGGCCGCGTCCTGAACAGACCGCGTTTGTCGAAAGATTTAAAAAAGAAATCCCTTATTACGATTATCGTCATCTGGTCAAACCGGGGATTACCGGGTGGGCGCAAGTCAATCACGGTTATGCGGCAGATAAGGATGCGACGCTACGCAAGGTTGAGTT